The window TGTGTTTTTGGGGAAGATCAAGGAGGCCTTCGACAGAGACTCTGAGCTGCAGAGCTTGCTCCTGGACAGCTTCTTCAGCAACGCCGTGCAGGACTGCCAGGTACAGGAagtaggaagtgatgtcatgatACAGGAAGTAGGCAGTGATGCCAGGTAGCCTACAGGAAGTAGGGACTGATCTCAGGTGCAGTAAGGAGGAAGTTATATCATGAtgtaggaagtgatgtcatgatgcaggaagtaggaagtgatgtcatgatACAGGAAGTAGGAAGTGATGCAGGCTCAACCCTCCCTGCCAGGCTGCCGAGACAGCAGCAGGGCTCATATTGTTTTGTTACTTTGGCCTATGCTGCAGTCTGACATAAAACATCAGAAGAAGTAGGCACTGGAGTGTATGCTTTGTGACTGTTGTCCAGTGTAGTATtattcacctgtgtgtgtgtgttcctgctccAGGACTCCTGGCGTAGGACGATCAGTACCGGGGTCCAGCAGGGCATCCCCATGCCTTGCTTCACCACCGCCCTCTCCTTCTATGATGGATACAGACACGGGATGCTCCCTGCCAACCTCCTGCAGGtacagcacactcacacacacacacactctcattcataCACATGCCTAAACTCACTCTcatacaggtaaacacacacacgctctcacgcccgTTGTAAAGGGTTTAAGGCTGACTCCTGTGAATATATGTAAAGTGCATGAGATTAAAGCAAACTGCACGTGTTCCGGGTCAGCtaaggtaggtgtgtgtggtgaggggctAGGAGTCCATAAGACTGAGAGCTGAGTGGAACTAACACCTTCAACAAGCACCCATGCTTTCCTCTCACCTTGGAAGAGATTCTTGAAGGAGATACCTATTAATAATACTGTGCAACTGTAACACTGAGGTATTAATAATACTATgctaacactggtgtgtgtgtgtctctctctctctcaggcccaaAGAGACTACTTTGGAGCCCACACGTACGAGTTGCTGTCTAACCCTGGCACGCACATCCACACCAACTGGACAGGCCACGGGGGAAACGTGTCTTCCTCATCCTACAACGCTTAAGGAGGTCACACACGCATGGCCAGTGATGCAACTACCTGCAGGATAAGATGTCTGTTCCACATTCCTTCTACACAAACAAGCCTAAATACTGAAGACTACTGTACCCAGCCCACATcccaacacaaacaaaaaaacaaaaacgatAATGTATCTTAAAcattgagagaaaaaaaaaaaaaaaacttttcttaagtgttattttaatttgtatttatgGTGAAGTGAAATGGTGATCATAGTAGTGTTTTAGTGTTGTAACCCCCCCCACTTTTATGAGGTAGTGGATATACGGTTGTTGGGCCTTAATCCACTGTCACAACAAACAGGTAAGCTGTGAAAGGCCCCGCCCTCACAGCAGAGGCCCGCCCTCACAACAGGGCCCACGAGACAACCGCCAGTTCCTCCAATCATGTTTGCTCCAGAGTTCAGAGTTAACCGTGGATTAAGGTtaactattgcactgtactgtaTTAGGCTAAATAAAGACTTCAATCCCTTTTTAATGAGCTTTTGTGGTCCTTACTCCCCAGTGTCTCTGTAAACAGTATTCAGCAGAATGAAGTACTGACTGagtaaaagtaaaaagttgtcagaaaaataaatagtgaagttaagtactgataccagaaaatgtacttaagtacagtaacaaaataTTTGTACTCTGTTACTCATCATTTCTGCAACCGTGTAATAGTGTAATAACGACAAACAATGTAGTAACAGTTGAAGTGCTGACTAAACTCACTGATGTtaaagaagtatgggctctgacatatactaAAGTAAAAAGTATCCATTACTACTACTGGTTTTAGTGTTacgctggtaactggacctgAACATGATTTTAGCTCAATCATTGATGTCAGGATCAGTTGGGGGCATTAGTTACTGCCCATGTCCACTAGATGGCCTTAAACTACATTATGGGTTGAATCGCAGATGCACTACATCGCTAGTCTATCAGTGATGCAATCAATCAATGGATTTTAGACGTTTACAGTTACCTTCCCTAGCAGCAAAAAATCTCATCTAGTGACTGGCAAAAGTCTTTGACTTTCTGCTACTATTGCTTGGCACTCTCTTTTTCGTTGTTGAGTAAAACCTATGCTGCTATTTCATAATGTTCTATGTTTCTGTTAAATGATGAATATAATCTATGCTTCTGTTAAATGATGAATATAATCCATCTtatgtttaataaaaaaaacaatcaatGCTTCAGATAAAATAAGTAATGATAATGATGAATTTATATTCCAAACATGATTGTGCACCAGGACGTGACAGTggctgagagagaagagggtcaTTCTCAAGAGAATGTTTCCTTTCGTGAGAAGAGAATTGCGATAAGTCAGCGACCTAACAGGGAGGGGTGCACGGGGTTATATGATTTGCTGCAGAGAGTGTGGAAGTCAGAAGACTGTTCTCACAAGGGCCTTCGTCTTCTCTACTCTACGAAGCGAGACTGGTAATGTAAGTGCCGTTACATGTTGTGACTTGTGAACACTGTTATACTGTACAAATGCTCTAAGTTGATTGTTTGATTTCATCCTTTCAAATTGTTAATTAATATCTTTTGATTTTAGGTGGTTCCGACAAAAGGGGTCAGGTCGGAAGCATTGGTTGATTAACGCAACCAATGTAACAAGAGAGGGTAACATTTCTGTgtaaattgtggggtgtgcttgcttcggttgcagatgggtgccttttttttttacttaaattgTACAAGTCATGCCTATTTGGGTAAATAATTTTAAAAAGTATGtattagcctacttattatttatgaaaatTACATAGATGAAAAGgtttacatttgttgctgctcatttacactcaTTTACACCAAATAATATAGTTTGTAGTGGTGTAGTGGTCTTTACAGAAGTGGGTATACTCTTAATTTTGCAATTTTTTATTAGCAGCCCATACAGCAATCAGTAACTGAGCCTCTGGCTAATGTAGTTTCGCGAGGACGTTTGCATTTGTAAAAGGAAATTGTTGTTTGAATGGCTCGCTTCATCTTACCTGTTGATTAAACATTGTTTAATGCTTGTTGTgggcggcagggacggactgggagtaaaaataggttctggactttgatccagacagGTCCACCAGAATGTGCCCGTGTGCGCCACCACAGCTGGAATGCTGATGCATGTAGGCCTGGATGGGTGTCAGGGTTgccaactttaaaaaaaaaccttggcgtgagatatTTGATAACTCcgtcttattttgactaaattaactattgatgtccctgccaaagctgatatcaaacttgtgtcCCTGACCTGTTGTATAgggggttaagcaaggggagtttctacagCCTGGTGTTGAATTGTGTatagcaagcttgaaagaaaaaaagggatataaATTAGGGGCCTGTATCCCAGTAGAGTGTTATGTCTAACAATGCCTCTGGTAGCAGAGATGGtaagtaacaaagtacaaatattttgttactgtacttaagtagaattttctggtatcagtacttaacttcactatttatttttctgacaacGTTTACTTTTACTCAGTCAGTACTTCAACCATTACCAGAATCTTTtttaacatgagtatctgtacttctacttgagtgaaggatgtgtgtacttttgccatctctggctATTATAAAGTGTAAAAAATTGATATGACATTCGATCGAAAGCAATTTCCGACCCTGTAGAGATTCTGCAACAAAACAGACATTGCCTGATTTCAGACCAGGTTTGTGACCAGCTACTTTATACAAACCACGGGTTATATTAAGACCAAAACACAGAGCTGAATACTGTTTACAGAGACGCTGGGGAGTAAGGACCACAAAAGCTCATTAAAAAAATTGATTGAAGTCTTTATTTAGCCTaataaaatgcataaatgttaatgttatacagtacagtgcaatagttaACTTTAATCCACGGTTAACTCTGAACTCTGGAGCAAACATGATTGGAGGAACTGGCGGTTGTCTCGTGGGCCCTGTTGTGAGGGCGGGGCCTCTGCTCTGAGGGCGGGGCCTCTCACAGCTTACCTGTTTGTTGTGACAGTGGATAAAGGCCCAACAACCGTATATCCACTACCTCATAAAAGTGGGGGGGTTACAACACTAAAACACTACTATGATCATTTCACcataaatacaaattaaaataacacttgtttttttgtttgtgttgggATGTGGGCTGGGTACAGTAGTCTTCAGTATTTAGGCTTGTATGTGTAGAAGGAATGTGGAACAGACATCTTATCCTGCAGGTAGTTGCATCACtggccgtgcgtgtgtgtcttcctTAAGCGTTGTAGGATGAGGAAGACACGTTTCCCCCGTGGCCTGTCCAGTTGGTGTGGATGTGCGTGCCAGGGTTAGACAGCAACTCGTACGTGTGGGCTCCAAAGTAGTCTCTttgggcctgagagagagacacacacacaccagtgttagcATAGTATTATTAATACCTCAGTGTTACAGTTGCACAGTATTATTAATAGGTATCTCCTTCAAGAATCTCTTCCAAGGTGAGAGGAAAGCATGGGTGCTTGTTGAAGGTGTTAGTTCCACTCAGCTCTCAGTCTTATGGACTCCTagcccctcaccacacacacctaccttaGCTGACCCGGAACACGTGCAGTTTGCTTTAATCTCATGCAATTTGACATATATTCACAGGAGTCAGCCTTAAACCCTTTACAAcgggcgtgagagcgtgtgtgtgtttacctgtatgAGAGTGAGTTTaggcatgtgtgtatatatgagagtgtaagttcaagttcaagtcttttacaagtaagagtgtgtgagtgtgtatgaatgagtgtgtgagagtgtgtgtgtgtgtgagtgtgtgtgtgtgtgagagtgtgctgTACCTGCAGGAGGTTGGCAGGGAGCATCCCGTGTCTGTATCCATCATAGAAGGAGAGGGCGGTGGTGAAGCAAGGCATGGGGATGCCCTGCTGGACCCCGGTACTGATCGTCCTACGCCAGGAGTCCTggagcaggaacacacacacacaggtgaataATACTACACTGGACAACAGTCACAAAGCATACACTCCAGTGCCTACTTCTTCTGATGTTTTATGTCAGACTGTAGCATAGGCCAAAGTAACAAAACAATATGAGCCCTGCTGCTGTCTCGGCAGCATGGCAGGGAGGGTTGGGCCTGCATCACTTCCTACatcatgacatcacttcctacttcctgcatcatgacatcacttcctacaTCATGATATAACTTCCTCCTTACTGCACCTGAGATCAGTCCCTACTTCCTGTAGGCTACCTGGCATCACTCCCTACTTCCTGTatcatgacatcacttcctactTCTTGTACCTGGCAGTCCTGTACGGCGTTGCTGAAGAAGCTGTCCAGGAGCAAGCTCTGCAGCTCAGAGTCTCTGTCGAAGGCCTCCCTGATCTTCTCCAAAAACACACTGCAAAGGAACACAGCCTGTTAGTGAGGGTCCGTGCCTGTTACACCAGACATGGATGTAGTCATATCCATTGGAAGAAAGAAacattttgaagaagaaaaaaaacaatcttCCCCATACAGTGTACTACAATAGAAAATCTCCTAGTCTTGACAGCAtttgggtaatattgttgtacTACACATCCAGAGCCCATGGGGGAGATGTTTAGGAAGCCAAGCCATGTTTAAGAACCTCTGTcatctgacagacagagagtttAGACATGTAAAGGGATTAAGAATTGAGTCGCCCAGTTTCATCATCACAGAGATACATGACAAACAGCTGTTGACTTTGAAGCTCTGTAAACCTGCACCGGGGGctagggtcaaaggtcagacatAAAgccacacacgcaagcacacacacaagggggGCCAGGGTCAGAGGCGAGGCCACAGGGGATCCAGGGTCAgacacaagccccccccccccacacacaggggtcagacAAGGTCACAGTGTAGGTCAGTTGTACATACCTGCGGATGATGGAGCCCACTCTCCACATCAGAGCGATGGCTCCGTAGTTCAGGGACCAGCCGAACTCCTTAGCAGCCTGCCTTAGCAGCATGAAGCCCTGGGCGTAGGAGATGATCTTGGAGGCGTACAGCGCCTGgacaggaccagagagagagcacgCTCACCACTAACATTTCATCCGTCTTACAGGACATTCTGATAAACACGTCATCTCGCAAACTGTAGATTTAGCTGGAAGCTGTAGATTTTTCAACTGGAAAATGAAAGCACAAACCATGTTTCAGCAAAATATTGATATATTTCCTCCTATATTTTGACTAGTGACAGTGGCTTGTCCCCCACATATTCTCCATGGCCAATCAGAATGAGCAGCCTTACCTTTCTGATGTCTTCCAGGAAGCTGGCTTTGTTCCCGCTGAACTTGGTCCCCTGGGGCCCTGAGAGGGTCCTGCtggcctccaccctctcctccttcagagAGGACAGACACCTGGCGAAGACAGCCTCTCCTGGGAGGAGGGACGGGGGAAGAGGTGGAAGGAGAAtcaaaaagagagaagggagacacaaagagagaatcCCCCTGCGCTACACCCACCCCCCAGtgccaaccctgctcctggagagataccctcctgtagggttacactccaaccctgctcctggagagataccctcctgtagggttacactccaaccctgctcctggagagataccctcctgtagggttacactccaaccctgctagAGGTATCTCTCCAGCCAGTGTACAGCCCTACTGTGGCCTCGCTCCATCTCACCGATCAGAGTGACGGGCGTGCCAAACTCCAGGGCTGAGATGGCCGTCCACTTCCCCGTCCCCTTCTGCCCGGCGCTGTCCCGGATCTTGGGCAGCAGGTGTGTTCCGTCTGCGTCTCTGAACTTGAGAATGTTGGCTGTGATCTCGATCAGGAAGGAGTCCAACTCAGTCTTGTTCCACTCGTTGAAAGCCTGCGGGGGAAACCAGGAAATAACGAGGGGAAATGCTAGATTGCTGAAAATCCCAGCGATCCCGGTAATGAGCACGGTGATTCATCTAGGAATAATCTTAGCATAGTACGATCATGGGTTATGATGTCACAAGAATACTGCGCTAGTCATTCACAAACATAGGCGTGTTTATGATTCACCCTGTTTCAGTTATAGCCTGAATGAATGGAAATCCAGCTTGTTTTGGACTGCCAGATTGAGTCCACAGCCTCACAGACAAAGCTAATCCACCAGGCTGTTGTTGAGGAAACTGACCTGAGCCATCTCATCGTGGTCCATGCCCAGGACATCCTTCATCAGGTGGTAGGCCTCACAGATCAGCTGCATGTCTCCGTACTCGATGCCGTTGTGGACCATCTTCACAAAGTGGCCGGCGCCCTCGTCTCCCACCCAGTCACAGCAGGGCTCCCCGGTTCCGACCTTGGCCGCGATGCTCTGGAAGATGTCCTTGATGTGTGGCCTGCATGAGGATATGTAACAAGACAGTGGTAAGACCTAACGGCAGTTCTAAACAATCTTAGTAAGGACTATTGGAGCTCTGTCTGGTTTTAGTGTATCTATTCTCTAGGCCTCAGCACTTCTCCATATCATACAAGACCCTAGAATTCAAGAGCTCATCCCTAGGGTTCTAGAACTCATCCCCAGGGTTCTAGAACTCAACCCCAGGGTTCTAGAACTCGTCCCTCGAGTACTAGAACTCACCAGGCGTCTTTGTGTCCTCCGGGCGTCAGGGAGGATCCGTAGCgagccccttcctcccctccactgACCCCACTCCCCACAAACAGGAGTTTCTTGTCCTTCATGCTCTGGCATctccgctacacacacacacacacacacacacacacacacactcgtgttAGAGGACACTCTCCTGAAACTGAAGTTAACCATGTCCTCACAAACATCCAATCTTTAATGAACCCACTTTTGTGTCTCTGTATTTAGAGTTACCACCATCAATGATGATGTCGCCAGCTTCAAGAAGAGGCACCTGTGAAAtaacacagaaaaaaaaagttacatttaACCTCAATCACATCCAAGTCAGTAACACTATAGATTTTATGGGTACATTCACCAAACTCATCATGACTATGCAGTTTTCTATTGCTGTTTATGCGACGTCTACAACTTCTAAGAAATAATACAACAACTACCTCTAATAATGATAATACTACCACTAACACTACTTCTACTACAAAAAGTACTGCTACCATAACAAATGCTACCATTAACTACTACAACTGCTACTCACCAACTTGTCAATGAAGTCATCTACAGCCTGGCCAGCCTTGACCAGCAGAATAATCCTTCTGGGCTTCTTCAGTTTGGACACCATGTCCTCCAGGGACTCTGCTCCGATCACCTTGGTCCCTTTCGCCTCATTCTTCAGGAAGTCGTGCACCTTAGACACGGTCCGGTTGTACGCGCAGACCTGCGTAAACAATAAATTGTAGGCTACCGGCAGAAAGTGGTGAGGAAGATCGAAATGTGAATAATGGGTAAAGATACAAACTAGAACTTTTAAGGTCTACGTGTGTCCACTGCAAGACTCACCACAAAGCCATGGTTGTTCATGTTCAGAACGATGTTCTGGCCCATTACGCCCAAGCCAATCAACGCAATGTCTGCTCTGAAAACATTTAATAATATTTGAGACTAATCACATAGGGACATTTGGTTTTAGACTGAGGAGGAAGTAACTACGTCCAGTAAATACTGGGGGATTTGTTATATCGCTGAATATCCCAGCGATCCCACTGCTTTGCAACAATGTGCTGTCAACTGTACCAGTCAAGGCCAGTTGATTTCACAAGACACCCATTAAATGTCAGATGGCTAGGTAGTGTGGCTGACCACTCGAGGTAAACATTGGTCCATTAATATATCGTGTTCACTAAATGTCAACTACATTAGCCAACAAACTGTCTAGCTACTATACCACAATCTAGCTTGACCAATGGGACAGATATAGCTAGGGATGAAGCTAGCTAAAACTCTAAGAAGCAGAGCCGCTGGCACACTTGTGGCGGGCATGCATTTGCCCCACCGCTTTTCAAAGTGGTATGGCTCCGCCCCACCCCTTTCGACTGCAACAAAATGAatgcacctgtcagtcacagtgaTCTCCTAGCTATGCCCTTTACAACATTGGATCAACTGACACAACAGACTCTGGTTCAAAGGCCCAAGGATTTTATGAAGTTATGTCAACATTCAAGTTTCTTTTTGGTCTAAGTTTGTGTCTGAAGATTTTGGAGCCAATAGAGACACTGAGTGTCATCTTACAACAACCTCAACTGTCTCTTGCGGAGGCAAAAACAGCAGCCTTTCGGACTAGAGGGATTTTATCTTCCCTGCGGTCCGAGACAGAGTTTGACAAACTTTGGCAAGACTGCTTGCAAAAACTGGAATGCCTTGATATCACTGAGCCTCGACTCCCAAGGGCCAGTCattcaacacaaaaaaaactgtgcagCTTCCTACACATTACACTGCTTCCAAGCACCTGATGAATACTTCAGAATGAGCTTTTACGAGATTATTGATGCTCTACTCTGTAAAATTGAATCAAGGTTCGACCAAAAATGCTTCAAGCTATACCAATCCATGGAGACAGTGCTCCTTGCTGCGTCAAAGGGGGATACCCAGCCCTCAAAGGACCTTGCATTAGTGACTGCTCACTTTGGCACAGATGTAAATTCTGTCATACTAAGAAATCAGCTTGCTGTGTTACCAGAGTAAATGGGAGGCAAGGATGTCACAACTGTAAATGACATTATCAAAGAAATAAGAGGCTTGGGGGTGGTTAGCCGGCTCTACTCTGAAGTAGTAAAACTCATTCAAATGTTTCTAGtgatttctcctcctcttcatcagctGAGAGATCTTTTTCCAACCTACGCCGACTAAAGAACTACTTGAGAACAACTACAAAAGCACAGAGGCTTAACAGTGTGGCTATTCTTCACACTCACCAGAAGAGATGTGCAGCTCTCAACCTAAATAAAATAGAGTACTCTTTACTCTTAAAAACAGCCAAAGGAAAAACACTTTTGGGGAGTTTTAATTCATGGAAAATACtactaaaatatatttaaatatgttaAACACTTCTGAACCGCTTAAAAGCAGACAAGTTGGTTTCTGTACTTCTACGTATTAAATTAGATTTTTAAATAAAGGTAATGTGTTCCAATGTTCTTAACACTTACACCAATGTATCACTGCTATCTTACATCttacatacaaaaacacaattaagagactttgtttaatgGCTCTATTTCAAACAACCACCTATTTTGTAGAAGAGAACTGTATAAAATGTATATACATTAAATCTTGACATTAAGTGTTATGAAATTAAAGCAAGTTTCTACGATATTCATGCCTCCGTCTATCAATGATTTTTTAAGTCCTCTGCTTTCAATACAGAGCTAAAATGAGTATATATTATCAGTGGTGCGGTTTTTCTAGTTTACTGTTTTAAACGACAAAGTTTTTTTGCAGTTGCTGTTCTGGCTGTGATTGTTTAGAattaatacatttttgaaaTCACATGACCCAAAGACAAAAAAATCCAATCATAAATCAAGCATGTACTTAACTGTACAATCATGTACTGTAACAATATTTTTACATGCATTGTTTGTAAATGTCTACTAAGTTACTcaaatgtatgtaaatgtttaCCATTATCCATTGTCAAtcaacaaataaaacaaataggACATAGAAATTGAGTTGTTCATTAAAATATAATCCCTGGTCCCAAGGAAAGGCCCCCGTTTACAGACAGTCTGTTTCGCAGAGAATATAAGTAAATTGCAATACTTACTGAGCCATGGTTTTGGTAAGGTTAGGTGTAGACATTTCAACAGACAGAAGCAGCTGCACACCAATGCACTTTTCTTGTACTTTCCGCGGTACTTAAAGAGGAGGAGACATCCCGTTCACGAGTACAAGCGATTTCTATCAGGTGACGTCAAATGAGCTCAAGCCCATG of the Hypomesus transpacificus isolate Combined female chromosome 18, fHypTra1, whole genome shotgun sequence genome contains:
- the LOC124480588 gene encoding 6-phosphogluconate dehydrogenase, decarboxylating-like; protein product: MAQADIALIGLGVMGQNIVLNMNNHGFVVCAYNRTVSKVHDFLKNEAKGTKVIGAESLEDMVSKLKKPRRIILLVKAGQAVDDFIDKLVPLLEAGDIIIDGGNSKYRDTKRRCQSMKDKKLLFVGSGVSGGEEGARYGSSLTPGGHKDAWPHIKDIFQSIAAKVGTGEPCCDWVGDEGAGHFVKMVHNGIEYGDMQLICEAYHLMKDVLGMDHDEMAQAFNEWNKTELDSFLIEITANILKFRDADGTHLLPKIRDSAGQKGTGKWTAISALEFGTPVTLIGEAVFARCLSSLKEERVEASRTLSGPQGTKFSGNKASFLEDIRKALYASKIISYAQGFMLLRQAAKEFGWSLNYGAIALMWRVGSIIRSVFLEKIREAFDRDSELQSLLLDSFFSNAVQDCQDSWRRTISTGVQQGIPMPCFTTALSFYDGYRHGMLPANLLQAQRDYFGAHTYELLSNPGTHIHTNWTGHGGNVSSSSYNA